The Caloenas nicobarica isolate bCalNic1 chromosome Z, bCalNic1.hap1, whole genome shotgun sequence genome has a segment encoding these proteins:
- the TMEM69 gene encoding transmembrane protein 69: MFPFLQRCCFHTSFKVQKLPGPRLLLYGKNKTTCCSLSFRLQTDVCLFSRSPSLNPASVYATKLQAFHTSPPFFKKKTPKESETKEPGVLERSVESLKDSPKPALYLSLAGLIPFVSVPLAMAIQGTYYPEAAFAQVMYGAVTVSFLGGMRWGFALPENSPSKPDWLNLANSTVPLLLAWQALLFKDVTHSAVMLVLTLGITLHYDVALLPPYPRWFKVLRVVGTVVMVLSLLATAALKTISEEQLSNSKHKWQNTK; this comes from the exons ATGTTTCCTTTCCTACAACGATGCTGTTTCCACACATCTTTCAAA GTCCAGAAGTTACCAGGTCCCAGACTACTACTGTACGGAAAGAATAAGACAACTTGCTGTTCTCTCAGCTTTCGTCTGCAGACAGATGTGTGTCTTTTCTCAAGATCTCCAAGCCTCAACCCAGCATCAGTATATGCAACCAAGCTCCAGGCTTTTCACACCTCTCCCCCtttcttcaagaagaaaaccCCCAAGGAATCTGAGACCAAAGAGCCGGGCGTATTGGAACGAAGTGTGGAATCACTAAAGGATTCTCCAAAGCCAGCCCTTTACTTAAGCCTCGCAGGGCTAATTCCGTTTGTTTCTGTGCCACTGGCAATGGCCATCCAAGGGACCTACTACCCAGAGGCGGCGTTCGCTCAGGTTATGTATGGTGCTGTGACAGTCTCTTTCCTTGGAGGAATGAGGTGGGGGTTTGCTCTCCCAGAGAACAGCCCATCCAAGCCAGACTGGCTGAACCTGGCTAACAGTACAGTTCCTCTTCTACTTGCCTGGCaagctttactttttaaagatgtCACTCACAGTGCAGTAATGCTAGTGCTGACCTTAGGGATAACACTACATTATGACGTTGCCCTTCTTCCTCCTTATCCTAGGTGGTTTAAAGTACTGAGGGTGGTGGGAACGGTGGTGATGGTGTTATCACTATTAGCTACTGCAGCATTGAAGACTATTTCAGAGGAGCAGCTAAGTAACAGCAAACATAAATGGCAGAACACAAAATAG
- the IPP gene encoding actin-binding protein IPP, translating into MACAAAAKGGGSSFSDRHARLLLAQINRLRAGQSFCDVRLEVGPEAFAVHRLVLAASSPYFAALFAGGMKESGRDVVRIAGVEADTFHTLLDFIYTGVLSIGEHNVQELIVAADMLQLTEVVELCCEFLKGQIDPLNCIGLFQFSEQIACHDLMEFTESYIHGHFLEVQGGEEFLALTKEQLVKILRSEDLSIEDEYQVFIAAMQWILKDVGKRKKYVVEVLEPVRFPLLPAQRLLKYIESIPDFSLRVALQTLLKEYCEVCKSPKENKVSSFLQASKGRPRRKARKYLYAVGGYTRLQGGRWSDSRALSCVERFDTFSHYWTTVSSLHQARSGLGVAVVGGMVYAIGGEKDSMIFDCTECYDPVTKQWTTVASMNHPRCGLGVCTCYGAIYALGGWVGAEIGNTIERFDPEENSWDVVGSMAVPRYYFGCCEMQGLIYVVGGISSEGVELRSVEVYDPISKRWSELAPMGTGRAYLGVAALNDCIYAVGGWNESQDALATVERYSFEEEKWVEVASMKIPRAGVCVVAVNGFLYASGGRAPSHDFAAPVTSDSVEVYNPHVDSWTEIANMITSRCEGGVAVL; encoded by the exons ATGGCGTGTGCGGCGGCGGCCAAGGGCGGTGGGAGCTCTTTCTCCGACCGCCACGCCCGCCTCCTCCTGGCCCAGATCAACCGGCTGCGGGCCGGGCAGAGCTTCTGCGATGTGCGGCTGGAGGTGGGCCCGGAGGCGTTCGCCGTGCACCGCCTGGTGCTGGCGGCCAGCAGCCCCTACTTCGCGGCGCTGTTCGCGGGCGGCATGAAGGAGTCCGGCCGGGACGTGGTGCGGATCGCGGGGGTCGAGGCGGACACCTTCCACACGCTCCTCGACTTCATCTACACAG GGGTGCTGAGCATCGGCGAGCACAACGTGCAGGAGCTGATCGTCGCGGCCGACATGCTGCAGCTCACCGAGGTGGTGGAGCTCTGCTGCGAGTTCCTCAAGGGCCAGATCGACCCACTGAACTGCATCGGCCTCTTCCAGTTCTCCGAGCAGATCGCCTGTCATGACCTGATGGAGTTCACGGAGAGCTACATCCACGGGCACTTTCTGGAGGTGCAGGGCGGGGAGGAGTTCCTGGCGCTGACCAAGGAGCAGCTGGTCAAGATCCTGCGAAGCGAGGACCTCAGCATTGAGGACGAGTACCAGGTTTTCATAGCGGCCATGCAGTGGATTTTGAAGGatgtggggaaaagaaagaaatatgtcGTGGAAGTACTGGAGCCTGTTCGATTCCCTCTGCTACCAGCACAAAGGttattaaaatacatagaaa GTATTCCAGATTTCAGCCTTCGGGTGGCCCTGCAAACTCTGTTGAAAGAATATTGTGAAGTCTGTAAATCTCCCAAAGAGAACAAGGTCAGCAGTTTTCTGCAAGCTTCTAAAGGTCGTCCCCGGAGGAAAGCCAGGAAGTACCTTTATGCAGTAG GTGGGTACACCCGACTGCAAGGAGGACGCTGGAGTGACAGTAGAGCCCTCAGCTGCGTGGAGCGATTTGACACCTTCAGCCACTACTGGACCACAGTGTCCTCTCTCCACCAGGCCCGGAGCGGGCTGGGTGTGGCTGTGGTGGGGGGAATGGTCTATGCCATTGGAG GTGAGAAGGACTCGATGATTTTTGACTGTACTGAATGTTATGATCCTGTTACTAAGCAGTGGACCACTGTGGCTTCCATGAACCATCCCCGTTGTGGACTGGGAGTGTGCACGTGCTATGGTGCTATCTATGCTTTGG GAGGTTGGGTTGGAGCAGAGATTGGCAACACAATTGAAAGATTTGATCCTGAAGAAAATAGTTGGGATGTGGTGGGAAGCATGGCTGTGCCCCGTTACTACTTTGGGTGTTGTGAAATGCAAG GTTTGATTTATGTTGTTGGTGGTATCAGCAGTGAAGGAGTAGAGCTACGCTCCGTTGAAGTCTATGACCCAATATCTAAACGCTGGTCTGAGCTTGCTCCAATGGGCACTGGAAGAGCGTACCTTGGTGTAGCTGCTCTCAACGATTGTATCTACGCTGTGGGAGGCTGGAATGAATCTCAGGATGCACTTGCTACTGTAGAAAGATACTCCTTTGAAGAG GAAAAGTGGGTTGAAGTTGCATCGATGAAGATACCAAGAGCTGGTGTCTGTGTTGTGGCTGTGAATGGATTTCTTTATGCCTCAGGAGGCCGAGCTCCTAGTCATGATTTTGCTGCTCCAGTAACCTCTGACTCTGTTGAAGTTTATAACCCGCATGTGGACAGTTGGACTGAAATTGCCAACATGATCACCAGTCGCTGCGAAGGAGGTGTAGCTGTGCTGTAA